The genomic interval GCTTGGGCCATGGCATGACACTGGACAGGCAAGTGACAGCTCCTGTTCCCAATAAATAGgttctaacattttaaaactggtcccactaaataaaatatttaatttaaaatactaattaaACAAAACTTAACCATGATTATCTCACTGAATCACTTGCAtttccttctagtatttttaaaccTTGTAGTAACTAGACTATACACATTTTTATATCCTGATTTCAAATAACCCGTCatatattttccttattaaaCTGTCTATGTACAGATATTAATCTGATGGATGCATCATTGTATTTCATCAAGTGATATGCCATAGTTTACTTAATTTCATCAATTCcttttctcagttttctcacaATTTCATCCTGAAACAGAACACCAAAGAAAGGGGCTTTCTACAACAGCCAGAACGTGAATCTATAATTCCTTGTTCTGGTAAGAAAAGAAGTGAATACAGTCTGTGAGTGAGCATGGGAAAAGGAAGGCAGACTAAGCCCAACAATAGGGTGAGAGATTGATCCAGTCAACTAAGacaaaaagaattcagaaaaacaGACTATCAACCGTTCTCAAGGTCTATGGGAGAATCCTCCTATCTTCCCGGGGCCCTTAACAAGCTGAACAAGGGAAGACTCCACATAACCACACAAAGTAATTCACTGACCCCTTTGCCTAGCAGGGACATACCATATCGTGGCAGGACTCCACATCCTTGCCGATACCGTGGCTGATCAGAGGCGGCTGAGAGGAGCAATTGATAAGAGATACAAATTCGTTCTTGTTGTTTTTGGGGAAGTCTTTGTATTCAACCTAAGGGGGAAAAGAGATCTCAGGCCAGGGCAGAGTGCAGTGAGTACAAACAGGCTGGAGAGCTATAGCTCCAGGCCCAAAAAACAGGGAGAACACTTCTCTCACTGAGCTCAGCCAGACTGGCCACACCAACCCTGCCCtgttggggactgctgctgaGGAGCCCCAGCCCAGACTATTTAGGAAACTAGATGTTTACTCAAAATCACTGGGCTATAAGTAGCCATATCCTCCTCCTACTAGGCAGAAAGCACCAACATCTATTCtttttgaaatccaaattctcaaCCACTACTAGTGGTTAGAGGCTTTTGTTTTTAGCGTgcttagattttaaaatgttactacCAGGTGAGGCCTGTGGATccgtgggcagggcaccggccccatataccgagggtggcaggttcaaacccggcccggccaaactgcaacaacaacaacaaaaaaatagccgggcgttgggccaggcacctgtagtcccagctactcaggaggctgaagcaagggaatcacctaagcccaggagttggaggttgctgtgagctgtgtgacgccacggcactttaccatgggcaataaagtgaaactctctacaaaaaaaaaaagatactaccAGGtggcgcccattgctcagtgggtagggtggatttgaaaccagcccgggcctgctaaacaacaatgaatgacaactgaaacaaaaaataaccaggcgttgtggcaggcacctgtagtcccagctacttgggagggtgaggcaagagaatcacgtaagcccaagagtttgaggtggctgtgagctgtgatgtcactgcactctactgagggtgacatagtgagacaaaaaaaataatgggcggtgcctgtggctcaaaggagtagggcactggccccatataccggaggtgacaggttgaaacctggccctggccaaaaagaaactgcaaaaggaaaaaaatatatatatatataatatatatataaaacaaaatgttactACCAAAGgataagaattttctcttttttctcttactATATACGCTTACAAtactttctgtgcctgtcttccctcccccttccatCCCCTAAACAAAACTTAAGAAACAAGGTGCAAAGCTCATTCCCTGCAAGGGGCCTAAAGATGACTCCTAATGTCCAGCACTTACAGCTCAGGGCATTACCTGGAATCCCTGGACTCTGGAGAGATAGTCCAGTTGCTCAGAGGGTCTTGTTAGAGGTCCATGGGGTACGTGGCCTGAAGAGATGTTATTCTTTAAAATGGTCTCGGCTGTGGGCGAAGTGCCCCCATACAACAACTCTCGAGCTATCATGGCAGTTACCGTAGCCTTGGCAGGATTTGGCGCTACCCTGGTGAAATCTTTGGTGTGATGTCCTTGACTGACTCCTACAGCCTGGGCGACCTCAGGCACCATGGGAAGAATTCCAGCAGGCAGCTGCTGATGGCTGAGATAAGGCATCCTAAACTCATCCTCTTTATTACCTGGGGAAGGTATTTATTATCACACAGACAGACAAACACCAATCCACATCCACTGCCTGGAAAGACGCTGTAACTCTGACCCCTCCTCCCACCACCAGCCCTCTCGTGGGTACACGCAGCAGCAGTGACACAGATGCAGACACTGCGTGTGGGAGTCACTGACCCATCCAGGTCTTACTGTTAATTGGGAACCACGCAAACCCCAGAGGCACAAACACATTAAGACAACGTTAAGATCACACTTACTAGTTCCATTTTCATCCCCAGAGCTAGGTTCaaaaaatgttacttttcttCCATCCCCTGGTTTCTTTActggtgtctttaaaaaaaaaaaaaaacaatccatgAACATAAATAATTGAGAAATCAGTTCCTGCTAACTAAAACTGCAAACTCCAACCAGCATCAGTTAATGCCACTGGCAGAAAAGCCTGAGCCCTGGTATGCATACGCCACCCTGACACATGCCTTTCTCCCAGTGAACCCACCCCCCTCACCCACACCAGCCTTTCCACCAAGAGCATCTGACAAACTACATCGACCTGAGAATGAGGAGCCTCTGCCCTCACAGGAAGACAGAGAAACATTTAACCAGAGGAGGATGCCAGATTGGTAGAGCCCACTAACATGGGAAGAAGCTTTTAGACTGAAGCTAATTATAAATCAAGAATcttatatccaaaaaaaaaaaagaatcttatatCCAATTAAAAGATAAGGTGATATTTCCAAAGTAACACACATAGGAAGAAAATGCTGTAAGAATATCAAGCACAAGGTCTCCTTTCTAACAAATAAGGATGATCCTTATGAATCTCCGAACAAGGTTTTAAAACGAAAACCCCAAAAGCCAGTCTAGGATCTATGCCAGTGGGGTCCCAAAGCATTAACTGTGGCCACAGCTGACATCATTTCAATACGACTATTAGACATGAATGAATCAGTCCGGATTTCAAGTTTATCCCAACAGGACCACTCAGTGATTAGAAACAAAGTCATCCATGGATTCTGCTAAAGTTCTATTTATCACTCCTGGCCCAAGTGAATTTTTCAACAGGCAATTATTTACATCTGGCATTCATTTCACATAAGGAAAATCATAAACCTAAACTATGCATTTGACCCAACTCCAACGAGAAACAAGCTGCCCTCCACAAAGCAACCTTATActgcaaagatttaaaaataacaatttaaccCAGAGCCATCCTCGACAAGCAAGTCTCCTCTGAGCACATTATAATGGTCCAAATGGATAAGATGGTGCTTGGCAGGGTTACTTTACTGCCAGAAGGAGGAAGCCTGGCCCCGAAGCTTGCCCCGGAAATGCCAGAGCTCCCTAGGGTGAAGCAAGAAGACCATCTTATGTAAGAGCCCAAGCAGTCACCTTCTCCTCTGACTTCAGTGCTGGTTTGGTGGGCTGCGCCTGCGGGACTTTGAAACCAAGAATCTCCAGCATGTTCTCAGCTGCATTGCGTTTGGCCACCTTCTTATTAGTGCCTGATCCTTCTGCAGTGTGGTTTCCAACCTTCACCTACATAAAGAAGTCAACATACAAACCAGTGCTTAAACCTTCAGAGTAAAGACAAGGGAAGAATTGATGTGTCAGCAAAAGAACTCAGCAATGGTCAGAAGCTAAAAGGCTCAAGGGTGATGCCTGGAGCTGGCCCAGTCCCATCTGAGATCTGACTGTTAAATATTCAGGAATTTGGAGAGCTGGCTGTTACACATAGccattattaaacatttaattataCAGACTTGTAATTATTTTAACAACGGGAGGCAATGGTCTGagtatcttttataattttcatgcTCTGGAGGTTCTGTCCTTCCGTGGTGTTTCTGCTGGGACACACGACATGGTGGTGCTCCTGCACATCTCTCCCCAACTCGATGTTCAGACTGTTGCTCTGCCTAAAGTCAGCCATGGTAACAGTACTGGTACCCTACAAATCTGTACATGCTGCATATCAAAGATTAAGTTATTTACTGATTTCTAACTCTAAACttaaaatgatggagaaaaagctAGTAACACGCTTAATGCGATTTAAGCTTAGAAGCATGTGAAATCTATAGCGATTACACTGTAACCAGTAGAAAACACTGCAACAggccaggctcatgcctgtaatcctagcactctgagaggccgaggcaggaatattgcttgatctcaggagtttgagaccagcctgagcaagatgagactcccatctctactaaaaaaagaaaaatgagtggaGCACAgtagtacatgcctgtagtcccagctactcaggaggctgaggcagaaggatctcttcaacccaggaatgtaaggttgctgtgagctaggctgacactgcagcactgtagcagagtgagactctgtctcaaaacaaacatttttctggTCTTTGAAAATTACTAGgcaaggccgggcatggtgactcatgcctctgtaatcctagtactctgggaggctaacgtGGGTGTACTgcctcacagattcgagaccagcctggtgATTGTCACACGGACATATTACATTTActatacaataaaaatactaaatattggctcggggcctgtggctcaagtggctaaggcaccagccacatacgcctgagctgacaggttcaaatccagtccaggcccgccaaacgacagctgcaaccaaaaaaaatagccaggcattgtggcgggcgcctgtagtcccagctatttgggaggtggaggcaggagactcgcttgagctcaggagttggaggttgctgtgagctgtgatgccatagcactctacccagggcgacagcttgaggctctatctttaaaaaaaaaatactaaatattggcttggctcctatagctcagcggctggggcgccagccacatacacgggagttgacaggttcaaatccagcctgggactcccaaacaacaataaccaaaaaaaaaaaaatagccaggcactgtggcgggcgcctgtagtcccagctacttggtaggctgaggcaagaggatcacttaagcccaataattggtggttgctgtgaactgtgacaccacgggactctaccgagggcgacatagtgagactctgtctcagaaaaagaaaaaaggcgcctgtggctcaaaggagtatggcgccggccccgtatgccggaggtggcgggttcaaacccagccccggccagaaaaaaaaaaaaaaggaaaataatatcatAAACCTCCAACAGGCAATGAAATTCACCCACAATATCATCCCAACACTCTGCAAAATTCTGTCGTCATGTGTTCACATTCCCACCTGTGCACACGGGGGTCCCTGTGGTACACAGACCAGGGCATGTTTCTAAGTTGTCAGATAAGGATAACCTTTGATGGCAAGGTGTCTGGCCCTTGGACCTTGATCAGACCCTGAGACTGACATGATCAGAAGAAGGGCTGCCACGCCCCACGCAGACCCACCTGCATCACGAACTCCCTGCGGCGTGGGAGGCCTCGCTCCGTGAGGAGCATGTACTCCggctccttctccttctttgccTGCTGGATCTGGGCCAGTCTGCTAATCGGATTTATCCCCTGGCCATATTCTGGGCCTGTTTGTGGCTGAGGAACCAAGAATACAGAAACTCTGTGCCATGCAATTCATAGGAAGGACTTGGCCAATTCAGAGGTCAGAATATGATAGGAGATGAAAGATTTTCTGTTGATCTAATGGCTTAGAATTACGcagattttttaaagttaatcttttaaaattaaaagatggggcacccatagctcagttggcagggtgccagccacacacaccgagggtgaagggttcaaacctggcctgggccagctaaaacaacaatgacaactgcaacaacaacaacaaaaaatagctgggcattgtggtgggcacctgtagtccagttacttgggaggctgaggcaagagaatcgcttaaggtcaagagtttgaggttgctgtgaactgtggccatggcactctaccatgagattatcttaaatgaataaatgaataaacaaaattaaaagatgcTTTATGATATTCTATGGTTGTTCtgaggtgattttctttttttttttttaaagagacaagagtctcactttatcgcccttggtagagtgctgcagctcacagcaacctccaactccagggcttaagctattgtcttgcctcagcctcccgagtagctgagactacaggcgcccaccacaatgtctggttatttttttttttgttgcagtttggctggggccaggtttgaacccgccacccttggtatatggggccagcaccctgcttgctgagccacaggtgccgccctctgagGTGATTTTAAGGTCTTAGCAAGCCAACATCAACATTTCACTAGAACTGGCAAGCATTAATTGCAACacttggcttttttaaaaaatgttaacatatgacaataaatagaaaagaataaaaaacactaTTCCTTAAAATGCCCCAAAAGTCTGTATGATAGGTTCCCTGAGCTTACTTAATAAGGACTCAAAATCCAGAAGCCatgggagagaaaaacaaaaaagctcatACTGACACCATATggaaagaaaaagctaaaaatcCCATAGTTACTTCCTGATGGCCAACTTCT from Nycticebus coucang isolate mNycCou1 chromosome 21, mNycCou1.pri, whole genome shotgun sequence carries:
- the STAU1 gene encoding double-stranded RNA-binding protein Staufen homolog 1 isoform X4, which translates into the protein MKLGKKPMYKPVDPYSRMQSTYNYNMRGGAYPPRYLYPFPVPPLLYQVELSVGGQQFNGKGKTRQAAKHDAAAKALRILQNEPPPERLEVNGRDSEEENLNKSEISQVFEIALKRNLPVNFEVARESGPPHMKNFVTKVSVGEFVGEGEGKSKKISKKNAAIAVLEELKKLPPLPAVERVKPRIKKKTKPIAKPQTGPEYGQGINPISRLAQIQQAKKEKEPEYMLLTERGLPRRREFVMQVKVGNHTAEGSGTNKKVAKRNAAENMLEILGFKVPQAQPTKPALKSEEKTPVKKPGDGRKVTFFEPSSGDENGTSNKEDEFRMPYLSHQQLPAGILPMVPEVAQAVGVSQGHHTKDFTRVAPNPAKATVTAMIARELLYGGTSPTAETILKNNISSGHVPHGPLTRPSEQLDYLSRVQGFQVEYKDFPKNNKNEFVSLINCSSQPPLISHGIGKDVESCHDMAALNILKLLSELDQHSTEMPRTGNGPVSVCGRC
- the STAU1 gene encoding double-stranded RNA-binding protein Staufen homolog 1 isoform X3, whose translation is MKLGKKPMYKPVDPYSRMQSTYNYNMRGGAYPPRYLYPFPVPPLLYQVELSVGGQQFNGKGKTRQAAKHDAAAKALRILQNEPPPERLEVNGRDSEEENLNKSEISQVFEIALKRNLPVNFESFPLTQVARESGPPHMKNFVTKVSVGEFVGEGEGKSKKISKKNAAIAVLEELKKLPPLPAVERVKPRIKKKTKPIAKPQTGPEYGQGINPISRLAQIQQAKKEKEPEYMLLTERGLPRRREFVMQVKVGNHTAEGSGTNKKVAKRNAAENMLEILGFKVPQAQPTKPALKSEEKTPVKKPGDGRKVTFFEPSSGDENGTSNKEDEFRMPYLSHQQLPAGILPMVPEVAQAVGVSQGHHTKDFTRVAPNPAKATVTAMIARELLYGGTSPTAETILKNNISSGHVPHGPLTRPSEQLDYLSRVQGFQVEYKDFPKNNKNEFVSLINCSSQPPLISHGIGKDVESCHDMAALNILKLLSELDQHSTEMPRTGNGPVSVCGRC